From the Microplitis mediator isolate UGA2020A chromosome 6, iyMicMedi2.1, whole genome shotgun sequence genome, one window contains:
- the LOC130670249 gene encoding alpha-tocopherol transfer protein-like, with product MTLIVEKTMLTDMEQMPSLKLGDFVLQFELGPPAPEIQEVAKKELRETPEIQRKAVEELKELLKKDTDLKCPLHNESWLIRFLRPCKYYPESAHKLVREYYSFKVKHANVYDGLKPSREKNIFEHNILTVLPNRDQHGRRILIIELGKKWKHNKVSLDEVFKGCVLYLEAAMLEPTSQIAGAVVIFDMDGLSLQQTWQFTPPFAKRIVDWLQDAVPLRIKNIHIINQPYVFNMVFALFKPFLRQKLKDRIIFHGTDRKSLHKYLSPKCLPECYGGTLSIPRVTGAQWLELLLMCDQEYEAINSYGLNKN from the exons atGACGTTGATTGTAGAAA AAACCATGTTGACTGATATGGAACAAATGCCCTCCCTCAAACTCGGAGATTTCGTCTTACAATTTGAGCTTGGGCCCCCAGCACCAGAAATCCAAGAAGTTGCTAAAAAAGAATTACGTGAAACACCAGAAATTCAAAGGAAAGCAGTAGAAGAATTAAAAGAATTActcaaaa AAGACACAGATCTGAAATGTCCACTACATAATGAGTCATGGCTCATAAGATTTCTGCGACCGTGCAAATATTATCCAGAGTCAGCCCACAAACTCGTACGAGAATATTATTCATTCAAAGTAAAACATGCAAATGTATATGATGGATTAAAACCAAgtcgtgaaaaaaatatatttgagcACAATATTTTAACTGTACTTCCTAATCGTGATCAACACGGACGTAGAATATTGATTATTgaacttggaaaaaaatggaaacACAATAAAGTATCTTTGGATGAAGTATTCAAAGGATGTGTATTGTACTTAGAAGCAGCCATGCTAGAACCAACATCACAAATTGCTGGTGCGGTAGTAATATTTGATATGGATGGCTTGAGTTTGCAACAAACTTGGCAATTTACTCCGCCATTTGCTAAAAGAATTGTTGATTGGCTTCAAGATGCAGTAccattaagaattaaaaatattcatattattaatcAACCATATGTTTTTAATATGGTATTTGCGTTGTTTAAACCTTTCCTCAGGCAAAAGTTGAAGGATAga ATTATTTTCCACGGTACTGATCGTAAATCTCTACACAAGTATTTATCTCCAAAATGTTTACCTGAGTGCTATGGTGGAACTCTTTCAATTCCAAGAGTCACAGGAGCGCAATGgcttgaattattattaatgtgtGATCAAGAATATgaag cAATTAATTCATATGGCCTCAACAAGAATTAA
- the LOC130670248 gene encoding alpha-tocopherol transfer protein-like produces the protein MNFITLQSVGRHEATMEKVKTLRPLKMGSADFILEPNPLSNEMAEKAKNELNETVDVVQKGLADMRELLKGEPELYVPDDDYFFAKFLRPCKWVAKPAFELMKRFYRFRLTHPRYCDNLTPMTDREIFLSGIITPLPVRNKEGGRLVLIEGGYKWKPKEISLDQIFRGVMLLLDAAIVEPTTQVGGVRVILDMGGLSLTHVTYFTPSFASAVLEWVQKCLPVRLKGVHIVNQPFIFNMVFAIFKPFIMEKLRKRIHFHGTDRESLLKLIDRNALPTQYGGDLKLPSEPMGEAVWEYFCHFQKEFEDAAKLGYSQKK, from the exons atgaatttcatAACACTTCAATCTGTTGGAAGACATGAAGCAACGATGGAAAAAGTTAAAACTTTGAGACCTTTAAAAATGGGCTCTGCAGATTTCATACTAGAACCTAATCCTCTTAGCAATGAAATGGCTGAAAAGGCTAAAAATGAGCTGAATGAAACCGTCGATGTCGTCCAAAAAGGACTTGCAGATATGAGAGAATTATTAAaag gtGAACCCGAACTTTATGTTCCGGATGATGATTATTTCTTTGCGAAATTTCTGAGACCATGTAAATGGGTTGCAAAACCTGCATTTGAACTG ATGAAACGTTTTTATCGTTTCCGACTAACACATCCTCGTTATTGTGATAATTTAACACCGATGACCGAtcgtgaaatatttttatcagggATAATCACACCACTTCCGGTTCGTAATAAAGAGGGTGGTAGATTAGTATTAATCGAAGGTGGTTATAAATGGAAACCGAAAGAAATTTCacttgatcaaatttttcgaggAGTTATGTTGCTTCTTGATGCTGCGATTGTTGAGCCTACAACTCAG GTTGGTGGAGTTCGTGTCATTTTAGACATGGGCGGATTATCTTTAACCCACGTAACATACTTTACGCCAAGTTTTGCTAGTGCAGTACTTGAGTGGGTACAAAAATGTCTTCCTGTCCGCTTAAAAGGTGTACACATAGTAAATCAaccttttattttcaacatggTTTTTGCTATTTTCAAGCCTTTTATTATG GAAAAATTGCGTAAAAGAATCCATTTTCATGGCACAGATAGAGAATCATTGTTGAAACTGATTGATCGAAACGCTTTACCAACGCAATATGGGGGCGATTTAAAGTTACCCTCAGAGCCAATGGGTGAGGCTGTTTGGgaatatttttgtcatttccaaAAAGAATTTGAAG atgcTGCTAAACTTGGTTATTCACAGAAAAAGTAA